TGCATGAGTTAGGACATTTCGTTAAAAAGCATAAGGAGAGTAATTATGCTAATGAATTAGCTGCTGACGCCTATGCGGGAGAAAAGTTAGCTATTTTTTATAAAAATAAAATAGGCGAAATAGAAGTCATAAGTAAACTATTTGATGTAAAAGAAACAGATAGCCACCCTTCAAAAGAAAAAAGAATGAGTGCTATTTTGGATGCTTATAAAAAGGCAAACGAACAAAATGTAAATGTCATTGATATTATACCAAGTCCCAATGAACAATTTGAAGCAGAATATCCAATGTTAAAAATCAAAGGGGAATATTATTGTATGGGGAGCCGCAATGGGAATAGTGACCCTGATGCAGATTTGAATATTGAAAGACCACAGCATAAAGTAAAAGTATTAGATTTTAAGATTGGGAAGTTTGAAGTTTCCCAAGAACTTTGGAAGAAATATATGGGGAATCAGAACAACCCTTCAAATAATTCAGATTGTGACCTGTGTCCAGTAGAAGGAATTACTTTAGCAGCTGCGAAAAAGTTTGCCGAAAAAGTTTCAGATGCTACACAAAATTATTATCGTTTACCAACGGAAGAAGAATGGGAATTTGCGGCTCAATATAAAATGAGTGAAGAAGAAATAATAAGTTTACATAAAAACAACATAAATGAGATAAGCTGGAATGTATTTAATTCTGAGAAGTTGACAAAGCCAATAGGCAGGAAAAGACACAACAAAAATATAGAATTATATGATATGATTGGAAATGTATATGAATGGACAACTTCTAAATATGTGAAGTATGACGAAACTGATGGATCAGAGTCTAATCAATTTGTAATTAGAGGCGGTGGAGTATATAATTCAGAAAATGATTTGAAAGGGTATCGGATTAGGCATAGAAATAAACAAATGTATACAGGTAGATTTCAAGGTACTGGATTTAGATTAGTTCAAGAATTTACAAAGTAATATTATTTTAATCGTACATTAAAACCAATTATCCAAAATACAATATTTTCTACAGATTTTTGGTTCCATATTACTATTTGTTTTAAACACATTATAAATCTCAATTCCTCCACAGTTGGAAATCCGAAGTCTTCACAGAAGAATTAGCAATAAGAATTACAAAACAAAAAAAGCACACAAACCTCAAAAAGGCATGTGTGCTTTTTCAATTTATAAAATAAATATCAACTCACCCCAATCTCGCCAAAGACTCCTCAATTGCTTTAATCTTAGCCTCTGCATCTGCGAGTTTGTCTTTTTCACGCTGTACCAACTCGGGTTTGGCGTTGGCTACGAAACGTTCGTTGGCGAGTTTGGCTTCTACTGATTTTTTGAAGCCCTGGGTATATTCCAATTCTTTCTGTAAATTTTCTCTTTCGGCCTCAATATCAAGATTTTCGCCCAAATCAATGCCGAATTCATCCCCTTTTATTACTAAACTCATGCCTTTAGCAGAAGATGTCACGAAAGTGATTTCTGAAAGGTTGGCCATTTTTTTCATCAAATCCGTCAGATGTGCATATTTGGTGGCTTCCTGGGTATTGATGCTCAATGGCAAGGCTTCTTTTGGCGATATTTGTTTCGACTGGCGGGTGTTACGTACCCATGAAACCAACTCGAATAGGATTTCGAAGTCCGCCAATATTTTGGAATCTACCTCCTCTCCTACCGGGAATTCCTGAATACAGATAGAATCATTTTCGGCTCTTTCCTGAATGTTTTGCCAGATTTCTTCTGATATAAACGGTGTCCATGGATGAACCAAACGCATCAATTCTTCGAAAAACCCGAGTGTTGCATCGTACGTTTCCTGATCTATCGGCAAGCTTTGTCCATCCACATAAGCAGGCTTAATCATTTCGAGATATTGCGAACAGAAATCATTCCAAATCAAATTGTAAGTCACCAGAAGGGCATCTGACATACGGAATTTGTCGTAGTGATCAAGGGCTTCAACAACGGCGGCGTTCAGTTTGGCCCTAAACCAATCAACAGCAACTTTATTTCCTTGATTGGCCGAAGCTTCCGAGGAAACATTCCAACCTTTCACCAATCTGAAGGCATTCCAAATTTTATTGGAGAAGTTACGGCCTTGTTCTACTAGTTTTTCGTCGTAAGGTAGGTCGTTTCCAGCTGGTGAGCTGAATAGCATACCTGTACGAACGCCATCGGCTCCGAATTTATCAATCAAGTCTAATGGGTCAGGCGAATTGCCCAGTGATTTGGACATTTTTCGACCTAATTTATCCCTGACTATTCCCGTCAGATAGACGTTTTTGAACGGATAAGTTCCTTTGTACTCGTAACCGGCGATAATCATTCTGGCTACCCAGAAGAAAAGGATTTCCGGAGCGGTTACGAGGTCGTTGGTCGGGTAATAATAATTGATGTCTTCGTTATCGGGATTTTTGAAACCGTCAAAAACCGAAATCGGCCATAGCCACGAGCTAAACCATGTGTCAAGTACGTCTTCGTCTTGGGTGAAATCTTCCGCTTTTACGTTTTTGCCTTGTTGCGTATTGGCAATTTCAACTGCTGATTCTAAAGATTTAGCTACTATGCAAGTCCCATCAGCTAAATAATAGGCTGGAATACGGTGACCCCACCACAATTGACGACTGATACACCAGTCGCGAACGTTTTCCATCCAGTGGTTGTAGGTATTTTTGAATTTCGGTGGAATCAATTGGATAGTGTCGTCCATTACGTTTTCATGAGCTGGTTTGCTCAAACGTTCCATTTTCAAGAACCATTGCAAAGAGATTTTAGGTTCAATTACAGCACCCGTTCTTTCTGAAGTCCCAACATTGGATTTGTAATCTTCTACTTTCACCAAATTGCCAGATTCTTCCAGCATTTTGATGATTTTTTTTCTGGCAACAAATCTGTCTTCACCGACCAAAATCTGAGCTTTTTCGTTGAGTTTACCGTCATCCGTAAGAATATCGATAACTTCGAGCTTGTGTTTTTCGCCCAAAGCAAAGTCATTTTGATCGTGAGCTGGAGTTACTTTCAAGCAACCAGTTCCAAATTCCATCTCCACATATTCGTCTGCAATGATGCTGATTTCTCTATCAATAAGTGGAATCCTCACTTTTTTGCCAACCAGGTTTTTGTATCGTTCGTCTTCCGGATGCACACAAATGGCGGCATCTGCCATTATTGTTTCTGGACGGGTAGTTGCTATAATTACCTCTGCATCATATCCAATATACTTGATATGCACCAATTTGGAAGGCATTTCTTTGGTGATTACCTCCTCGTCTGAAACTGTGGTTTTGGCTTGAGGATCCCAGTTTACCATGCGGTAACCACGATAGATGTCGCCTTTTTGATGTAAGTCCACGAATACGTCAATTACCGCATCATAAAGACTTTCTTCCATCGTGAAACGGGTACGATCCCAGTCGCACGAAGCCCCCAATTTTCGTAATTGTTTCAGGATAATTCCGCCATATTTTTCAGTCCATTCCCAGCAATATTTCAAAAACTCATCTCTTGTCAAATCTGCTTTATTGATGCCTTGTTCTTTTAGCATGGCCACTACTTTGGCCTCCGTGGCTATAGAAGCGTGGTCTGTTCCTGGAACCCAGCATGCTTCTTTACCTTGCATACGAGCCTTACGGATAAGGACGTCCTGAATAGTGTTGTTGAGCATGTGGCCCATGTGCAAAACACCAGTTACATTAGGTGGTGGAATGACGATGGTGT
The sequence above is a segment of the Cytophagaceae bacterium genome. Coding sequences within it:
- a CDS encoding SUMF1/EgtB/PvdO family nonheme iron enzyme, whose amino-acid sequence is MKKKNAINKLLLLVTVFCTIGCTLKDNEYKTLFICYLTKTEIETSKAEEIISSYENDTLKRKNLNRELNFLTNKIGLGSNNEIYSFIDDKAGMNAFYFSNDKTNFIVLGSQLLNKLKSTSETNIPTANQLFTLLHELGHFVKKHKESNYANELAADAYAGEKLAIFYKNKIGEIEVISKLFDVKETDSHPSKEKRMSAILDAYKKANEQNVNVIDIIPSPNEQFEAEYPMLKIKGEYYCMGSRNGNSDPDADLNIERPQHKVKVLDFKIGKFEVSQELWKKYMGNQNNPSNNSDCDLCPVEGITLAAAKKFAEKVSDATQNYYRLPTEEEWEFAAQYKMSEEEIISLHKNNINEISWNVFNSEKLTKPIGRKRHNKNIELYDMIGNVYEWTTSKYVKYDETDGSESNQFVIRGGGVYNSENDLKGYRIRHRNKQMYTGRFQGTGFRLVQEFTK
- a CDS encoding valine--tRNA ligase, producing the protein MEISKTYSPKEIEDKWYAYWEKNKFFKSTPNRDKEPYTIVIPPPNVTGVLHMGHMLNNTIQDVLIRKARMQGKEACWVPGTDHASIATEAKVVAMLKEQGINKADLTRDEFLKYCWEWTEKYGGIILKQLRKLGASCDWDRTRFTMEESLYDAVIDVFVDLHQKGDIYRGYRMVNWDPQAKTTVSDEEVITKEMPSKLVHIKYIGYDAEVIIATTRPETIMADAAICVHPEDERYKNLVGKKVRIPLIDREISIIADEYVEMEFGTGCLKVTPAHDQNDFALGEKHKLEVIDILTDDGKLNEKAQILVGEDRFVARKKIIKMLEESGNLVKVEDYKSNVGTSERTGAVIEPKISLQWFLKMERLSKPAHENVMDDTIQLIPPKFKNTYNHWMENVRDWCISRQLWWGHRIPAYYLADGTCIVAKSLESAVEIANTQQGKNVKAEDFTQDEDVLDTWFSSWLWPISVFDGFKNPDNEDINYYYPTNDLVTAPEILFFWVARMIIAGYEYKGTYPFKNVYLTGIVRDKLGRKMSKSLGNSPDPLDLIDKFGADGVRTGMLFSSPAGNDLPYDEKLVEQGRNFSNKIWNAFRLVKGWNVSSEASANQGNKVAVDWFRAKLNAAVVEALDHYDKFRMSDALLVTYNLIWNDFCSQYLEMIKPAYVDGQSLPIDQETYDATLGFFEELMRLVHPWTPFISEEIWQNIQERAENDSICIQEFPVGEEVDSKILADFEILFELVSWVRNTRQSKQISPKEALPLSINTQEATKYAHLTDLMKKMANLSEITFVTSSAKGMSLVIKGDEFGIDLGENLDIEAERENLQKELEYTQGFKKSVEAKLANERFVANAKPELVQREKDKLADAEAKIKAIEESLARLG